One genomic region from Onychostoma macrolepis isolate SWU-2019 chromosome 23, ASM1243209v1, whole genome shotgun sequence encodes:
- the LOC131532200 gene encoding ALK and LTK ligand 2a-like isoform X3, translated as MRALRAPVLVMGLVMLICTTAQSEASVNKVEKTFRRIIDIMRLVENSADDASAQEKESAHHLKTETGETILKIFPRDVRKKEKVIRILTGPLYFSPKCRKHVYRLYHNTRDCTIPAYFKRCARLLTRLAGSPRCQEG; from the exons ATGCGCGCGTTGCGGGCTCCGGTTCTAGTAATGGGGCTCGTCATGTTAATCTGCACTACTGCACAAAGCGAGGCCAGCGTGAACAAGGTCGAGAAAACATTCAGACGGATAATAGACATCATGAGACTGGTGGAAAACAGCGCTGACGACGCAAGCGCGCAAGAGAAAGAGAGCGCGCATCATCTCAAAACGGAAACCGGGGAAACAATTTTAA AAATCTTTCCCAGAGACgtcagaaagaaagagaaggtTATCAGAATCTTAACAG GTCCTCTTTATTTCAGTCCAAAATGCAGGAAGCACGTCTACAGGCTTTATCATAACACCAGAGACTGCACCATCCCTGCAT ACTTCAAAAGATGCGCACGACTTCTGACGCGACTGGCGGGGAGTCCTAGATGTCAAGAGGGTTAA
- the LOC131532200 gene encoding ALK and LTK ligand 2a-like isoform X2, whose translation MLTADCEIQDLGSAGLARTLVAGAMRALRAPVLVMGLVMLICTTAQSEASVNKVEKTFRRIIDIMRLVENSADDASAQEKESAHHLKTETGETILKIFPRDVRKKEKVIRILTGPLYFSPKCRKHVYRLYHNTRDCTIPACAPDLPLHMEF comes from the exons ATGCTGACTG CAGACTGCGAGATCCAGGACTTGGGCAGTGCGGGACTTGCGCGCACTCTGGTTGCGGGAGCGATGCGCGCGTTGCGGGCTCCGGTTCTAGTAATGGGGCTCGTCATGTTAATCTGCACTACTGCACAAAGCGAGGCCAGCGTGAACAAGGTCGAGAAAACATTCAGACGGATAATAGACATCATGAGACTGGTGGAAAACAGCGCTGACGACGCAAGCGCGCAAGAGAAAGAGAGCGCGCATCATCTCAAAACGGAAACCGGGGAAACAATTTTAA AAATCTTTCCCAGAGACgtcagaaagaaagagaaggtTATCAGAATCTTAACAG GTCCTCTTTATTTCAGTCCAAAATGCAGGAAGCACGTCTACAGGCTTTATCATAACACCAGAGACTGCACCATCCCTGCAT GTGCCCCTGATTTACCCCTGCACATGGAGTTTTAA
- the LOC131532200 gene encoding ALK and LTK ligand 2a-like isoform X1: MLTADCEIQDLGSAGLARTLVAGAMRALRAPVLVMGLVMLICTTAQSEASVNKVEKTFRRIIDIMRLVENSADDASAQEKESAHHLKTETGETILKIFPRDVRKKEKVIRILTGPLYFSPKCRKHVYRLYHNTRDCTIPAYFKRCARLLTRLAGSPRCQEG; encoded by the exons ATGCTGACTG CAGACTGCGAGATCCAGGACTTGGGCAGTGCGGGACTTGCGCGCACTCTGGTTGCGGGAGCGATGCGCGCGTTGCGGGCTCCGGTTCTAGTAATGGGGCTCGTCATGTTAATCTGCACTACTGCACAAAGCGAGGCCAGCGTGAACAAGGTCGAGAAAACATTCAGACGGATAATAGACATCATGAGACTGGTGGAAAACAGCGCTGACGACGCAAGCGCGCAAGAGAAAGAGAGCGCGCATCATCTCAAAACGGAAACCGGGGAAACAATTTTAA AAATCTTTCCCAGAGACgtcagaaagaaagagaaggtTATCAGAATCTTAACAG GTCCTCTTTATTTCAGTCCAAAATGCAGGAAGCACGTCTACAGGCTTTATCATAACACCAGAGACTGCACCATCCCTGCAT ACTTCAAAAGATGCGCACGACTTCTGACGCGACTGGCGGGGAGTCCTAGATGTCAAGAGGGTTAA